One genomic region from Aneurinibacillus sp. REN35 encodes:
- a CDS encoding coiled-coil domain-containing protein → MKDGLARFDPNDATNVQLRQRLINLQSELSKNKTLLSRYKMELSRYKTRVKYYKENFGNYRMEEMQEQILSLEEETAQQQAEIARLSEEKRQAEEARQELLAQLAASEANNNELDKVESSGELESDLYEHIQTLETALEQSREELAQLTCTQERERQQAEAERQALLMRISALESGESYPLAAIETAEAEHMLQATLCSLEEELAEAREQIADLVDQLEAKEKNLAELTGIHEQQQAESQQEREEALTRMALEHRTQEEAYREEKERLSAELDDAKRCIMETNEQIEEVRAELKRRIEEYDDEQDRLQQEMKRLEEEVQGARRDAREKNAAVEELRRQLKDRLTEYDAERKEIEHYIYQLEEQVNEVQNLSEYEEEKKQIQRHIEYLEAEVKKAEERLLEKDQIIDEQIQQHITELEEQLIEAQEYLEEKDQLIEELKLRFEQKEEKYTQEKTRLEERLAEVSRRFQMQEEQMDTLNAELRQKNKSLLAEKKQLQKRLDLLEEEMVEARAGVNAKDTTIRELKLQLEEKSGTLEQEKGKWQRRIIELEYEIEKAQRLHKLNELEEEIQSKHLQKQLAHFAEKLQEAEEQLAEKAQRIEELRGRTEVELTKKTQEIVSLRQQIDEEGRIAAQRIEEARQQAEAEVNVKNKQIEELKQRLERPKKRYVQQDEGSAAGERTWNRDYKYEVEEWKREEQSRTAAPVQRSVDNWFTRNLVSQQTLRERKIQEQREAAMTMNPRMYTTANADRRPWFTQFAAQEAGKQYQHPSPYQLSFEHAYRGAAQPSPYQAMNASASHSAIGGTAQGVQDSEFLNSFQPQRSNSASTTPAASPPEIALRTKSSQEPDLFLGLKKTLSTFTPPQTE, encoded by the coding sequence GTGAAGGATGGTTTAGCACGGTTTGATCCGAACGATGCCACCAACGTGCAGCTCCGGCAAAGATTAATCAACCTCCAGTCGGAACTATCAAAGAATAAGACGCTGCTCTCACGCTATAAGATGGAACTCTCGCGCTACAAAACGAGGGTGAAATATTACAAAGAAAACTTCGGCAATTACCGTATGGAGGAGATGCAGGAGCAGATCCTCTCATTAGAAGAAGAAACCGCGCAGCAGCAGGCCGAAATAGCACGTTTAAGCGAGGAAAAACGACAGGCGGAAGAAGCGCGGCAAGAGCTGCTTGCACAACTTGCTGCTAGCGAAGCAAACAATAATGAACTAGATAAGGTGGAGAGCTCCGGCGAGCTAGAGAGCGACCTGTATGAGCATATTCAGACGCTTGAGACTGCGCTTGAACAGAGCAGAGAAGAGCTTGCGCAGCTCACCTGTACCCAAGAGAGGGAGAGACAGCAGGCTGAAGCAGAGCGGCAGGCATTGCTGATGCGGATCTCCGCACTTGAGTCTGGTGAATCCTATCCGCTTGCTGCAATTGAGACGGCAGAAGCCGAGCATATGCTCCAGGCTACACTCTGCTCGCTTGAGGAAGAACTCGCAGAGGCCAGGGAGCAGATTGCTGATTTGGTGGATCAACTAGAAGCTAAGGAAAAGAACTTGGCAGAGCTAACAGGTATACACGAGCAGCAGCAGGCAGAGAGTCAGCAGGAGAGAGAAGAAGCTCTTACAAGGATGGCGCTTGAGCATAGAACACAGGAAGAAGCGTATAGGGAAGAGAAAGAACGGTTGAGTGCTGAGCTTGATGATGCCAAACGCTGCATTATGGAAACGAATGAGCAAATTGAGGAGGTCAGAGCGGAGTTGAAGCGACGAATTGAAGAATACGACGACGAGCAGGACCGTCTCCAGCAGGAAATGAAGCGTTTGGAAGAAGAGGTGCAGGGAGCGCGCAGGGATGCCCGCGAAAAAAATGCGGCGGTCGAAGAACTGCGGCGCCAGTTGAAAGATCGTCTTACTGAATACGATGCAGAACGAAAGGAGATCGAGCACTATATTTATCAGCTTGAAGAGCAGGTGAACGAAGTACAGAACTTATCAGAATATGAAGAAGAGAAAAAACAAATTCAACGGCACATCGAGTATCTAGAGGCGGAAGTAAAGAAAGCGGAAGAGCGTCTGCTTGAGAAGGACCAAATAATTGATGAGCAGATTCAGCAGCACATTACAGAACTTGAAGAACAACTAATCGAAGCGCAGGAATACTTAGAAGAAAAAGATCAATTAATTGAGGAGTTAAAACTGCGGTTTGAGCAAAAAGAGGAGAAGTATACACAGGAGAAGACCAGACTTGAAGAACGACTAGCAGAAGTGAGCCGCCGCTTTCAGATGCAGGAGGAGCAGATGGATACGCTGAATGCAGAGTTGAGACAAAAAAATAAATCCCTTCTCGCCGAGAAAAAGCAGTTGCAAAAACGCCTCGATCTTTTAGAGGAAGAAATGGTAGAAGCGCGAGCTGGTGTGAATGCGAAGGATACAACGATTCGAGAGCTAAAGCTGCAGCTAGAAGAGAAGAGCGGTACTCTGGAGCAGGAAAAAGGGAAATGGCAGCGACGTATCATTGAACTTGAATATGAAATCGAAAAAGCCCAACGCCTCCACAAATTAAATGAGCTTGAGGAAGAGATACAAAGTAAGCATCTGCAAAAGCAGTTGGCCCATTTCGCTGAGAAGCTGCAGGAAGCAGAAGAACAGTTAGCTGAGAAAGCACAGCGTATCGAAGAGCTGCGCGGCAGGACGGAAGTAGAGCTAACCAAAAAAACACAGGAAATTGTCTCTTTGCGCCAACAAATAGACGAAGAAGGGCGGATAGCTGCGCAAAGAATTGAAGAGGCGCGGCAGCAGGCAGAGGCGGAAGTGAATGTGAAAAATAAACAGATTGAAGAGTTAAAGCAGCGCTTGGAGCGGCCGAAGAAGAGATATGTGCAACAGGATGAAGGGAGCGCAGCAGGTGAGAGAACCTGGAACCGGGATTATAAATATGAGGTAGAAGAATGGAAGCGCGAAGAGCAGTCTCGAACAGCAGCGCCAGTCCAGCGAAGCGTAGATAACTGGTTTACACGTAATCTGGTCAGCCAGCAGACATTGCGCGAACGAAAGATACAGGAGCAAAGAGAGGCAGCCATGACAATGAACCCACGCATGTACACAACAGCGAATGCAGATCGAAGACCGTGGTTTACCCAATTTGCCGCGCAGGAAGCAGGTAAGCAGTATCAGCACCCATCGCCTTATCAATTATCCTTCGAGCATGCCTATCGCGGGGCAGCTCAGCCCTCTCCCTATCAGGCGATGAACGCTTCGGCTTCACACTCGGCGATAGGCGGTACAGCTCAGGGAGTGCAGGATAGCGAGTTTTTAAACTCGTTCCAGCCGCAGAGAAGCAACTCCGCTTCCACGACTCCCGCTGCTTCGCCTCCGGAAATAGCGCTGCGAACAAAATCATCCCAGGAGCCCGATTTATTTCTCGGATTAAAAAAAACACTATCGACCTTCACACCACCGCAGACGGAATGA
- a CDS encoding M67 family metallopeptidase — MYKALLEHCLKEIPIEACGFLSSTQAWHGSTLWPVKNEAHSPTRFLISEATVAEVLSAMAEEGERLTGLYHSHPTARPVPSARDIAYNPYPDLPYLILSLANKEGELCGYSMNEGRMEELEIKIIEQ; from the coding sequence GTGTATAAGGCATTACTAGAGCATTGCCTCAAAGAGATACCGATAGAGGCGTGCGGATTCCTCTCAAGTACACAGGCGTGGCATGGTAGCACACTGTGGCCGGTAAAAAATGAAGCACACAGTCCCACCCGTTTTTTAATTTCGGAAGCAACGGTAGCTGAGGTATTGAGCGCAATGGCGGAAGAGGGAGAGAGGCTAACGGGTCTTTATCATTCCCACCCGACTGCACGCCCTGTGCCATCGGCGCGAGATATTGCTTATAATCCCTATCCTGATCTGCCCTATCTTATTCTCTCGCTTGCAAATAAGGAAGGCGAATTGTGCGGATATAGTATGAATGAAGGACGTATGGAAGAGCTGGAAATTAAAATTATAGAACAATAA
- a CDS encoding glycosyltransferase family 2 protein, which yields MSKASGSKVMIAAPVRDRGWILPRHLEALLAQTEVEKQFYYIVNDCTDDTEAILTRYGMRYDVHNLGRTHGHIRGQYSIRNLACLRNLVLEEFLRSDCTHLFSIDTDVIIPPGSLRTLLDHDKDIISMIIRNSVQIFAHNIMIRGMHLQRIPSGVIPVDVTGAVYAIKRSVVEAGVRYAENYYGEDIPFCQAAKQLGFSIYCDTTLRPIHAYAKGVELIADVRG from the coding sequence ATGAGCAAAGCAAGCGGAAGCAAAGTGATGATTGCCGCACCGGTGCGCGATCGGGGCTGGATTTTGCCCCGGCATCTCGAAGCGCTTCTTGCCCAGACAGAGGTAGAAAAACAATTCTATTACATAGTCAACGATTGTACAGACGATACGGAAGCGATTCTTACGCGCTATGGCATGCGATATGACGTGCATAATCTGGGGCGGACGCATGGGCATATCAGAGGACAATATTCAATTCGCAATCTGGCGTGCTTGCGCAATCTAGTGCTCGAAGAGTTCTTGCGCAGCGATTGTACGCATTTGTTTTCAATCGATACGGATGTGATTATTCCGCCCGGCAGCCTTCGCACCTTGCTTGATCATGACAAAGATATTATTTCCATGATTATCCGCAACAGTGTACAGATTTTTGCTCATAATATTATGATTCGGGGCATGCACCTGCAGCGAATTCCAAGCGGCGTAATTCCTGTAGACGTAACAGGTGCCGTCTATGCGATTAAACGATCGGTAGTCGAGGCAGGTGTGAGGTATGCGGAGAATTATTATGGTGAGGATATTCCGTTCTGTCAGGCTGCCAAACAGCTTGGCTTTAGTATTTACTGCGATACGACGCTGCGCCCCATCCATGCGTATGCAAAAGGAGTGGAATTGATCGCAGACGTACGCGGATAA
- a CDS encoding glycosyltransferase family protein encodes MSEDITIVYPATVDWYLLYNRPQQLLTAFAKRPGVRSIFVTTESFRMLTAPIVELAEDLYIVRQYTDYSHLLRGKKVFWFTFPPHYRYLQRKGLFDLVVFDAIDNPEGEFAFWKRDLPAAIKYTDVIVSTAQEMYNYHASSGKPLYMNRNAADYEHFSQAANPQAPPPDFPVRAPDEKIVGFYGALSTWIDYGLIRRIAERYKVVLIGDNKFFRNKLVHPRVISLPHKDYEELPRYLAQFDAACIPFVLTNMIKGCDPPKFYEYIAAGKPVLATRMNELTRFGEEAVYFIDAHTCHQTIERALAENTPARIARRMEIARENTWEKRADEALAIIHQHLF; translated from the coding sequence ATGAGTGAGGACATTACGATTGTGTATCCGGCTACAGTGGACTGGTATTTGCTGTATAATCGACCGCAGCAGCTTCTTACGGCCTTTGCCAAGCGGCCCGGTGTACGTTCCATCTTCGTGACGACAGAATCTTTTCGCATGCTCACAGCACCGATTGTCGAATTGGCGGAGGATTTATATATTGTCCGGCAGTATACAGACTATAGCCATCTCCTGCGTGGAAAAAAGGTATTCTGGTTCACCTTCCCACCTCATTATCGTTATCTACAGCGCAAAGGATTGTTTGATTTGGTTGTGTTCGATGCCATCGATAACCCGGAAGGAGAGTTTGCGTTTTGGAAGCGAGATCTGCCTGCTGCTATTAAATATACCGATGTTATCGTATCTACAGCACAGGAGATGTATAACTATCATGCATCATCTGGCAAGCCGCTGTATATGAACCGCAATGCCGCTGACTATGAACATTTTAGTCAGGCAGCGAATCCACAGGCACCTCCCCCTGATTTTCCTGTACGTGCACCCGATGAAAAAATCGTGGGATTCTATGGAGCCTTGTCCACCTGGATTGATTACGGATTGATCCGTCGCATCGCAGAAAGGTATAAAGTTGTATTGATTGGTGATAACAAATTCTTTCGCAATAAACTTGTCCATCCGCGCGTCATTAGCCTACCGCACAAAGATTATGAGGAACTTCCGCGCTATTTGGCCCAATTTGATGCGGCATGCATTCCGTTTGTGCTAACAAATATGATTAAAGGATGCGACCCGCCCAAATTCTATGAATACATTGCTGCTGGCAAGCCGGTTTTGGCTACACGTATGAATGAGCTTACGAGATTTGGGGAGGAAGCGGTATACTTTATAGACGCTCATACATGTCACCAGACAATTGAGCGGGCGCTTGCAGAGAATACGCCCGCACGCATCGCACGGCGGATGGAGATTGCTCGTGAGAATACGTGGGAGAAGCGGGCCGACGAGGCGCTTGCGATTATTCACCAGCATCTTTTTTGA
- a CDS encoding DUF1360 domain-containing protein has product MPELSWLHLVVLILASFRLTHLIVFDEITAFLRNPFLTITFEETPDGQVIRHVEIKGQGLRAWIGSLLSCYWCVGIWIAAFIVALYVLIPASFLLLLVLAIAGAAAIIETKV; this is encoded by the coding sequence TTGCCGGAATTATCCTGGCTCCACCTTGTCGTTTTGATTCTAGCATCATTTCGTTTGACCCATTTGATCGTGTTTGACGAAATCACCGCATTTTTGCGTAATCCCTTCCTTACGATTACGTTTGAAGAGACGCCGGACGGGCAGGTCATTCGCCATGTGGAAATCAAAGGTCAGGGGCTTCGCGCCTGGATCGGTTCACTTCTAAGCTGTTACTGGTGTGTAGGGATATGGATAGCGGCATTCATCGTGGCCTTATATGTCCTCATCCCTGCCTCGTTCCTGCTGTTGCTCGTATTAGCAATTGCTGGTGCTGCCGCAATTATTGAGACCAAGGTTTAA
- a CDS encoding ATP-dependent DNA helicase, with the protein MATYSKTLHRIFKRNGILSGFLPQYQPRRAQFEMANLVLRCLKQEKHGLIEAGTGTGKSFGYTLPAAWWALKNEKRVIISTNTITLQQQLLEKELPMVRKVLHALDPELAEDFHYELAKGRGNYICKRRFDELLKDSLTKEVKDQPILQHVKKKLPSLKIGDRDEVALPMPPGLFSAIQGDGEDCMGKNSPFYKECFIQQARKKLQNAQIIVVNHALFFTDLILRRQGASILPEYDAVIMDEAHRVEDQVTKQYTYHVSIEEVNTLFNRFLRKRAHWARELDAPDLERQVEGIRVRLTTQLIELFAPLSRALAERPQNEYLLKKNIAQADICKPYFNEWKMAFIDKRKELESKEGEGETVIGLSRYIGQIEQMERMVCHVLANQSPDEWATWVAYEEPPHKEHMPLIRDEFAWAAMLHLYSAPIDVSGILREELFEQKAVILTSATLTTQGDFSFVAGRMGIDEYETMETPSPFKYEEQAVLLVPEDAPAPTEREYEDFLIASMKEIVAATRGRTFLLFTSYSQMNRIYEAMEPWLERYQLKGLLHGPQLSRDQLLQQFRTDTNHVLFGCESFWEGVDVPGDDLVCVVIAKLPFPVPSDPLTQARTERLRKRGRDSFMEYMLPFSILRLKQGFGRLIRTRRDRGVVVILDSRLHTKRYGHQVIKSLPPAKLAKHMDELHRFFTG; encoded by the coding sequence ATGGCAACGTACTCAAAAACACTGCATCGCATATTTAAACGAAATGGAATTCTGTCTGGTTTCCTGCCGCAATACCAGCCGCGACGCGCGCAATTTGAGATGGCTAATCTCGTCCTGCGCTGCTTAAAGCAGGAGAAGCATGGTCTGATTGAGGCTGGTACCGGAACAGGTAAATCATTTGGTTATACTCTGCCTGCTGCATGGTGGGCGTTAAAAAATGAAAAGCGCGTCATCATCTCGACCAATACAATTACGCTCCAGCAGCAGCTTCTAGAAAAGGAACTGCCAATGGTACGCAAGGTTCTTCATGCACTTGATCCGGAACTTGCCGAAGATTTTCATTATGAGCTGGCAAAAGGGCGCGGCAATTATATCTGCAAACGGCGATTTGATGAACTATTAAAAGATAGTCTGACAAAGGAGGTAAAGGATCAACCTATTCTGCAGCATGTAAAGAAAAAACTGCCCTCCTTGAAAATAGGGGACCGCGATGAGGTGGCACTGCCCATGCCTCCGGGACTTTTTTCAGCCATACAGGGTGATGGTGAAGATTGTATGGGCAAAAACAGTCCCTTCTATAAAGAATGCTTCATCCAACAGGCACGTAAAAAATTGCAGAATGCGCAAATCATTGTCGTTAACCACGCCCTATTCTTCACCGATCTGATCCTTAGGCGGCAAGGTGCCAGCATTCTTCCCGAGTATGATGCGGTAATTATGGATGAAGCCCACCGTGTGGAAGATCAGGTTACCAAACAGTATACGTACCATGTCAGTATTGAAGAGGTGAATACGCTATTCAACCGCTTCTTACGAAAACGGGCGCACTGGGCGCGCGAGCTTGATGCACCGGATCTCGAGCGTCAGGTAGAGGGAATTCGCGTCCGGCTGACAACACAGCTTATCGAGCTGTTCGCCCCGCTTTCCCGCGCGCTAGCCGAGAGGCCACAGAATGAATACTTACTTAAGAAAAACATTGCGCAAGCCGATATCTGTAAGCCCTATTTCAACGAGTGGAAAATGGCTTTCATTGACAAGCGAAAGGAGTTGGAATCAAAGGAGGGTGAAGGAGAAACCGTGATCGGGCTCAGTCGGTATATCGGACAGATCGAGCAAATGGAGCGGATGGTATGCCATGTGCTTGCAAATCAATCGCCGGACGAATGGGCGACATGGGTCGCATATGAAGAACCTCCTCATAAAGAGCATATGCCGCTGATTCGGGATGAATTCGCCTGGGCTGCTATGCTGCACCTATATTCAGCGCCCATCGATGTAAGCGGAATTCTTAGAGAAGAGCTTTTTGAGCAAAAAGCCGTAATTCTCACCTCTGCAACGCTGACAACACAGGGAGACTTCTCCTTTGTTGCTGGACGGATGGGGATTGATGAGTATGAGACGATGGAGACACCAAGTCCCTTTAAATATGAGGAGCAGGCGGTGCTGCTTGTGCCGGAAGACGCTCCGGCACCGACCGAGCGAGAGTATGAGGATTTCCTCATCGCTTCCATGAAAGAGATTGTGGCTGCCACACGCGGCCGGACATTTCTCCTATTCACCTCATACAGTCAGATGAACCGGATCTATGAAGCCATGGAGCCATGGTTAGAACGCTATCAACTTAAGGGTCTCTTGCATGGCCCGCAGCTTTCACGCGATCAGCTTCTTCAGCAATTCCGTACCGACACCAATCATGTGTTATTCGGCTGTGAATCATTCTGGGAGGGCGTGGACGTGCCTGGTGACGATCTCGTTTGCGTGGTGATCGCCAAGCTGCCTTTTCCTGTGCCGAGCGACCCGCTGACCCAAGCCCGGACCGAAAGACTGCGCAAGCGGGGGCGCGACAGCTTTATGGAATATATGCTTCCCTTCTCTATTTTGCGCCTCAAACAAGGATTCGGGCGGCTGATTCGTACACGACGCGATCGGGGTGTCGTCGTTATTCTTGATTCCCGTCTGCATACAAAACGCTACGGTCATCAGGTCATAAAGAGTCTCCCGCCTGCTAAGCTTGCGAAGCATATGGATGAGCTGCATCGTTTCTTCACGGGGTAG
- a CDS encoding GGDEF domain-containing protein, translating into MMLGKEYGDDGCGKVERAWHESEERYRLLVEHSPDTIAVHAEGRFVFINRAGVDLFGAAYPEDLIGRPLLDFIHPDTIDVAERRIARSYQNQGRAGRIEEKLIHLNGRIIDAEISTIPVMYEGRPATQVIIRDVTARKEMERMLYEANEKLRKLSMMDGLTGISNRRCFDESLTDEWQTALSLLLIDIDCFKAYNDTYGHLQGDECLRQVAKALEDALPDCLVARYGGEEFAVLLPDTKRIEAFSCAQQLCCRIASLRIEHISSTVDACITASIGAATMYPVRADDKVLLIDGADQALYKAKQQGRNQAISTEGATSLLSKMEREG; encoded by the coding sequence ATGATGCTGGGGAAAGAATATGGCGATGATGGGTGTGGAAAAGTAGAAAGGGCCTGGCATGAGAGTGAAGAGCGCTACCGTCTATTGGTGGAGCATTCGCCGGATACGATTGCGGTGCATGCAGAAGGCAGGTTTGTATTTATCAATCGGGCTGGGGTTGATTTATTTGGCGCAGCCTATCCAGAAGATTTGATTGGCAGGCCGCTGCTTGATTTTATTCATCCAGATACGATCGATGTGGCGGAGAGGCGGATTGCCAGATCATATCAAAACCAAGGGCGTGCCGGTCGGATTGAGGAGAAGCTGATCCATCTAAATGGAAGGATCATCGATGCTGAGATTTCTACCATTCCGGTCATGTATGAGGGAAGACCTGCGACTCAGGTTATCATCCGTGACGTGACAGCACGTAAAGAGATGGAACGCATGCTTTATGAAGCGAATGAGAAGCTGCGCAAGCTGTCGATGATGGACGGCCTGACAGGCATTTCCAATCGCCGCTGTTTTGACGAGAGTCTAACAGACGAATGGCAGACGGCGCTTTCCCTTTTGCTCATCGATATTGACTGTTTTAAGGCATATAACGATACGTATGGACATCTGCAGGGGGATGAGTGCTTGCGGCAGGTTGCCAAGGCGCTTGAGGATGCGCTGCCGGATTGTTTGGTTGCCCGGTATGGGGGCGAAGAATTCGCCGTGCTGCTGCCGGATACGAAGCGGATAGAAGCGTTCTCCTGTGCGCAGCAGTTATGCTGTCGCATCGCATCGCTTCGTATCGAGCATATCTCCTCTACCGTAGATGCCTGCATCACAGCGAGCATTGGGGCAGCGACGATGTATCCTGTGCGCGCCGATGACAAGGTTCTGCTTATCGATGGAGCGGATCAAGCCCTGTACAAGGCCAAACAGCAGGGACGCAATCAAGCCATCAGCACAGAGGGAGCGACGTCCCTTTTGTCAAAAATGGAGCGGGAAGGTTAA
- a CDS encoding EAL domain-containing protein, giving the protein MRQQHECEACQLADRGYMLYFCKTLDISFLDTYAAAAAAHEWRQVDEGMYWMTESLFYDMMDYLLAHYEEDDVRAMPAGPLDSPFDPSSMRPIQAFRGEREASWVDDVIRTRSLLTYYQPILARKNNRMEIIGYELLTRGIDPDGHIISPFHLFEAARLRNRLFALDRACRLEAVKNSTCIGTDQMVFINFLPTAIYNPEHCLASTCRMIEQAGLRPEQIVFEIVESDEIKNVEHLKSILRYYQRQGFKYALDDVGTGYNSLRLLSELEPDVVKLAMEFANGISSDPAKQRTAKAILELSRELNAKPLAEGVESATDFHFLCEMGYELFQGYYFGKPAAKPLLALPPTFIHPTG; this is encoded by the coding sequence ATGAGACAACAGCACGAATGTGAGGCTTGTCAGCTTGCCGATAGAGGGTATATGCTTTACTTTTGCAAAACGTTGGACATATCCTTTCTGGATACATATGCAGCAGCGGCCGCTGCGCACGAATGGCGACAGGTGGATGAGGGCATGTACTGGATGACTGAATCTCTTTTCTACGACATGATGGATTATTTGCTTGCCCACTACGAAGAAGATGACGTACGTGCCATGCCTGCAGGGCCGCTGGATTCGCCTTTTGACCCTTCATCTATGCGCCCCATTCAGGCATTTCGAGGAGAACGGGAGGCAAGCTGGGTTGATGATGTCATTCGTACTCGCTCTCTTCTCACGTACTATCAACCTATTTTAGCGCGGAAGAACAACCGCATGGAAATTATCGGCTATGAGTTGTTAACGCGGGGCATCGATCCGGATGGCCATATTATTTCACCTTTTCACCTTTTTGAAGCAGCACGCCTGCGAAATCGCCTATTTGCATTGGACCGAGCCTGCCGCCTTGAAGCTGTTAAGAATAGTACATGTATTGGTACGGATCAGATGGTCTTTATTAATTTTTTACCGACCGCCATCTACAATCCAGAGCACTGTCTTGCGTCAACGTGCCGCATGATAGAACAAGCGGGACTGCGGCCGGAGCAGATTGTATTTGAAATTGTGGAAAGTGATGAAATCAAAAACGTGGAGCATCTCAAGTCCATTCTTCGCTATTACCAGCGTCAAGGCTTCAAATATGCGTTAGATGATGTAGGAACCGGTTATAATAGTCTTCGCCTTCTGTCAGAATTGGAGCCGGATGTAGTGAAGCTGGCAATGGAATTCGCAAACGGCATCAGCAGCGATCCCGCTAAACAGCGCACGGCGAAGGCGATTTTGGAACTCTCCCGCGAGTTGAACGCCAAGCCTTTGGCGGAAGGAGTGGAATCAGCAACCGATTTTCACTTTTTATGCGAAATGGGCTATGAATTATTTCAAGGCTATTATTTCGGGAAACCAGCAGCAAAACCTCTCTTAGCGCTTCCTCCCACGTTCATTCATCCGACAGGGTAA
- a CDS encoding DUF4304 domain-containing protein yields the protein MNQATLHMQQVLRERIVPLLHERNFTGHFPHFRRLSDKQIDLLSFQFSKWGYYFYLEAAVCSPDGAYMLWGEKVAPNDVRAVDILDVSKRTVLGTRNGDCDFFYFVYEEREGNADNYFLVASQVLSLLNQAEAWWRKMAMAHNKTGEEKQ from the coding sequence ATGAATCAAGCTACCTTGCATATGCAGCAGGTACTGCGCGAGAGAATTGTTCCTCTTTTACATGAGCGTAATTTCACCGGCCACTTTCCTCATTTTCGCCGCCTGTCTGATAAACAAATCGATCTGCTTTCCTTTCAATTTAGCAAGTGGGGCTATTACTTTTATTTGGAAGCGGCTGTATGTTCGCCGGATGGTGCATACATGCTGTGGGGAGAAAAAGTTGCGCCCAATGACGTACGTGCTGTTGATATTCTTGATGTTTCCAAACGCACAGTTCTAGGTACACGTAATGGGGATTGTGATTTTTTTTATTTTGTATACGAAGAACGCGAGGGGAATGCGGACAATTACTTTCTTGTCGCATCTCAGGTTCTTTCTCTTTTGAACCAGGCTGAAGCCTGGTGGCGCAAGATGGCGATGGCACATAACAAGACTGGGGAGGAAAAACAATGA
- the nadE gene encoding ammonia-dependent NAD(+) synthetase has protein sequence MAHQLQQQIIEELCAKPKIKPAEEERRRIDFLKEYLTQSTMQGYVLGISGGQDSTLAGRLAQRAVEELRTETKKDYIFVAVRLPYGVQKDEDDAQRALAFIQPDKTFTVNVKPAVDAAYQSFTEATGEKLSDYLKGNVKARERMKVQYDLGAHYKLLVIGTDHAAEAVTGFFTKYGDGACDVAPLYGLTKRQGREMLKQMGAEERLYMKVPTADLEEDKPLLPDETALGVSYEELDDYLEGKEVSEKAAETIEGHYMKTRHKRHEPVTPQDRWWKE, from the coding sequence ATGGCTCATCAGCTGCAGCAGCAAATCATTGAAGAATTATGTGCAAAACCAAAAATCAAACCGGCTGAGGAAGAAAGAAGACGCATTGATTTTCTAAAAGAATATTTAACGCAATCCACCATGCAGGGATATGTGCTTGGCATCTCTGGCGGACAAGATTCCACACTGGCAGGTCGATTGGCGCAGCGCGCCGTCGAAGAACTGCGTACAGAAACGAAAAAAGACTATATATTTGTCGCGGTGCGGCTTCCATACGGCGTACAAAAGGACGAAGATGACGCACAGCGGGCATTGGCATTTATCCAACCGGATAAGACGTTTACCGTGAATGTGAAGCCAGCAGTGGATGCCGCCTATCAATCATTTACAGAGGCTACGGGCGAGAAGCTATCCGACTACTTGAAGGGTAACGTGAAAGCGCGGGAGCGTATGAAGGTGCAGTATGATCTTGGAGCACATTATAAGCTGCTCGTGATTGGAACGGATCATGCAGCAGAAGCGGTCACAGGCTTTTTCACAAAATACGGAGACGGGGCCTGTGACGTGGCACCGTTGTATGGGCTTACCAAGCGGCAGGGCCGCGAGATGTTGAAGCAAATGGGCGCAGAAGAGCGCTTGTATATGAAAGTGCCAACAGCAGACCTTGAAGAAGACAAGCCACTGCTGCCGGATGAGACGGCGCTTGGCGTATCGTATGAAGAGCTTGATGATTATCTAGAAGGTAAAGAGGTAAGTGAAAAAGCCGCCGAGACGATTGAAGGACATTATATGAAAACACGCCACAAACGTCACGAACCGGTAACACCACAGGATAGATGGTGGAAGGAATAA